A region of Chloroflexota bacterium DNA encodes the following proteins:
- a CDS encoding NADH-quinone oxidoreductase subunit N, with amino-acid sequence MSLTIPELNFRIIAPALVVVLTAIIVLLGELFTASGQKRVLGYLSLLGLGIAAIVAWGLWGANTSAFRNMVVADNFGVFLTLTILIGAAISILLAMDQFAQGEYYALLLFSVSGMILMATATDLIVIFLALELLSLPLYLLAAFKRENKSSLEAGLKYFLLGAFSSAFFLYGIAMVFGATGSTNLAQIAKSGVSDLLLLGAGLILVGFAFKVALVPFHWWTPDVYEGAPTTVTAFMSVAVKAAAFGAFFRAFLVALPAFAADWRTVLAVIAVLTMTLGNVAALLQSNIKRMLAYSSIAHAGYILIALVAMGESGASSALFYLLAYTATNLGAFGAVIALSDGARERLNVSEFAGAARSHPFIAAAMAMFMLSLAGFPPFGGFVGKFLIFGAAVQNNYAWLAVVGVLNSLISAYFYLRPVVQMYMSEPAEGWGAVRVAPLVTLALVIALALVIALGVFPSPAIALAGGLLR; translated from the coding sequence GTGTCGCTCACGATTCCCGAACTGAATTTTCGTATCATTGCGCCGGCGCTCGTCGTCGTCCTCACCGCGATTATTGTTTTGCTTGGCGAGCTGTTCACCGCGTCCGGGCAAAAACGTGTGCTCGGCTATTTGAGTTTGCTGGGGCTTGGCATCGCGGCGATTGTCGCGTGGGGATTGTGGGGCGCGAATACGAGCGCGTTCCGCAATATGGTCGTCGCGGACAACTTTGGCGTGTTCCTCACGCTGACGATTCTCATTGGCGCGGCGATTAGCATCTTGCTCGCGATGGATCAGTTCGCGCAGGGCGAGTACTATGCGCTCTTGCTCTTTTCGGTCAGCGGCATGATTTTGATGGCGACCGCGACTGACCTCATCGTTATTTTCCTTGCGCTCGAATTGTTGTCTCTGCCGCTCTACTTACTCGCCGCGTTCAAACGCGAAAACAAAAGTTCGCTTGAAGCCGGTCTCAAGTACTTTTTGCTCGGCGCGTTCTCGTCCGCGTTTTTCTTGTACGGCATCGCGATGGTGTTCGGCGCGACTGGCTCGACGAATCTCGCACAGATTGCCAAAAGTGGCGTCAGCGATTTGTTGTTGCTCGGCGCGGGATTGATCCTCGTCGGATTCGCGTTCAAGGTTGCGCTCGTGCCGTTCCACTGGTGGACGCCGGATGTGTACGAAGGCGCGCCGACGACCGTGACCGCGTTCATGAGCGTCGCGGTCAAAGCGGCGGCGTTCGGCGCGTTCTTTCGCGCGTTCCTCGTCGCGTTGCCCGCATTCGCCGCGGATTGGCGCACGGTGCTCGCGGTCATCGCGGTGCTGACGATGACGCTCGGCAATGTCGCGGCGTTGCTGCAATCGAACATCAAGCGAATGCTCGCGTACTCGAGCATCGCGCACGCCGGTTATATTTTGATCGCGCTCGTCGCGATGGGTGAAAGCGGCGCGTCGTCCGCGTTGTTCTACCTGCTTGCGTACACGGCGACGAACCTGGGTGCGTTCGGCGCGGTCATCGCGTTGAGCGACGGCGCACGCGAACGACTCAACGTGTCCGAATTTGCCGGCGCGGCGCGGTCGCATCCCTTCATCGCCGCGGCGATGGCGATGTTCATGTTGTCGCTCGCGGGCTTTCCGCCGTTCGGTGGTTTCGTCGGCAAGTTTTTGATTTTCGGCGCGGCGGTGCAAAATAATTATGCGTGGCTCGCGGTCGTCGGCGTGCTCAATAGTTTGATTTCGGCGTACTTTTATTTGCGCCCGGTCGTGCAGATGTACATGAGCGAGCCGGCGGAAGGGTGGGGTGCGGTGCGTGTTGCGCCGCTCGTGACGCTCGCGCTCGTCATCGCGCTCGCGCTCGTGATCGCGCTCGGAGTGTTCCCCTCGCCAGCCATTGCGCTTGCCGGTGGTTTGCTTCGATGA
- a CDS encoding nucleotidyltransferase encodes MAISLPSDFQEFLKLLNAKKVKYLVIGGYAVGYHGYPRATKDLDVFVASDPENAKKLVAVLRKFGFGSPDLSPELFLQDKIVRMGVPPIRLELTTNISGVSFDECYASRVVAVLDGVRVSLISLPKLKQNKKASGRHKDLDDLEHLP; translated from the coding sequence ATGGCAATCTCGCTACCAAGCGACTTTCAAGAGTTCTTGAAGTTGCTGAACGCGAAAAAAGTTAAGTACCTTGTCATCGGTGGGTACGCGGTTGGTTATCACGGCTACCCGCGCGCGACCAAAGACTTGGATGTCTTTGTCGCCTCCGATCCAGAGAACGCCAAAAAATTGGTCGCGGTTTTGCGTAAATTTGGATTTGGTTCACCCGACCTTTCACCGGAACTGTTTCTGCAAGATAAAATTGTGCGGATGGGTGTTCCGCCGATACGACTCGAATTGACCACAAACATTTCCGGTGTAAGTTTCGATGAATGTTATGCAAGTCGTGTTGTTGCTGTGCTGGATGGCGTTCGCGTCAGTTTGATCAGCCTGCCCAAATTGAAACAGAACAAGAAGGCAAGTGGTCGGCACAAAGATTTGGATGATTTGGAGCATCTGCCGTAA
- the nuoL gene encoding NADH-quinone oxidoreductase subunit L, which produces MINYLWLVPALPLAGATINAIFSRKLPRWLVSVIAVGAVGASFVVSLLAFFAMQALPEHDRVINVPVYSWIPVGEFKIDVAFLLDPLSALMLLVVTGVGFLIHVYSMGYMEHDENYGRFFTYLNLFVFSMLMLVLGSNYLLMYVGWELVGLCSFLLISFWFTKPSAAAAGKKAFVTTRIGDFGFGLGVLLIFVTFGTLNFADVFSLAPHLPNYQLPITIITLLLFAGAVGKSAQLPLYVWLPDAMEGPTPVSALIHAATMVTAGVYMVARSSALFELAPISSEIVAWTGALTAIFAATIALVQMDLKRVLAYSTISQLGYMFLAVGIGAYGAGVFHLMTHAFFKALLFLAAGSVMHAMNNVIDMRQLGGLSKKMPWTYATFGAGALAIAGFPLLSGFFSKDEILASAFGTGHIALWVIGLITAGLTAFYIFRAFFLTFRTSARWKPGGKLEHGHGAQSAWHGPHESPATMTAPLAILAALAVLGGFVGMPKVMGTNLLEGYFEPVFAPHDLHLSVSTEWMLMGASVAVGLIGIATAYWFYIVKPEIPVNLAKQFGGVYNLLWNKYWVDEIYSAIFVEPGRRLAMLLWQFVDVQIIDGFANGLGRATASLSQVLRGWQTGYARAYALLMLIGTVIVIGWLMLR; this is translated from the coding sequence TTGATCAACTATCTCTGGCTCGTGCCCGCACTGCCACTCGCGGGCGCAACTATCAATGCAATCTTCAGTCGCAAACTGCCGCGCTGGCTTGTCAGCGTGATCGCGGTTGGCGCGGTTGGCGCGTCGTTCGTCGTCTCGCTCCTCGCGTTTTTCGCGATGCAAGCGCTGCCCGAACACGACCGCGTCATCAATGTGCCGGTCTATTCGTGGATTCCGGTCGGCGAGTTCAAGATTGATGTCGCGTTCCTGCTCGACCCGCTCTCCGCGCTGATGCTCCTCGTCGTCACCGGCGTCGGTTTTCTCATCCACGTCTACTCGATGGGCTACATGGAACACGATGAGAATTACGGACGATTCTTTACGTACCTGAATCTGTTCGTGTTCTCGATGTTGATGCTGGTTCTCGGTAGCAACTATTTGCTGATGTACGTCGGCTGGGAACTCGTCGGCTTGTGCTCGTTCCTGCTCATCTCGTTCTGGTTCACGAAACCGAGCGCGGCGGCGGCGGGCAAAAAAGCATTCGTCACCACGCGCATCGGCGATTTTGGTTTCGGGCTGGGTGTGTTGTTGATCTTTGTCACATTTGGAACGCTCAACTTTGCCGATGTTTTTTCGCTTGCCCCGCACCTCCCCAATTACCAATTACCAATCACCATCATTACCTTGCTCCTGTTCGCGGGCGCGGTCGGCAAGTCGGCGCAGTTGCCGCTGTACGTTTGGTTGCCGGACGCGATGGAAGGTCCTACGCCGGTCAGCGCGCTCATCCACGCGGCGACGATGGTCACCGCGGGTGTTTACATGGTCGCGCGGTCGAGCGCGTTGTTCGAACTCGCACCGATATCGTCCGAGATTGTGGCGTGGACGGGTGCGCTCACCGCGATCTTTGCGGCGACGATCGCGCTCGTACAGATGGACTTGAAACGCGTGCTCGCGTACTCGACGATTTCGCAACTCGGGTACATGTTCCTCGCGGTCGGCATCGGCGCGTACGGCGCGGGCGTGTTTCACTTGATGACGCACGCGTTCTTCAAAGCGTTGCTGTTCCTCGCGGCGGGCAGTGTGATGCACGCGATGAACAACGTGATTGATATGCGCCAACTCGGCGGCTTGTCGAAAAAGATGCCGTGGACGTACGCGACGTTTGGCGCGGGCGCGTTGGCGATTGCCGGTTTTCCATTGCTCTCCGGCTTTTTCAGCAAGGACGAAATTCTTGCGAGCGCGTTTGGCACGGGGCACATCGCATTGTGGGTGATCGGTCTAATCACAGCCGGACTTACCGCGTTCTACATTTTCCGCGCGTTCTTCCTGACATTCCGCACATCGGCGCGATGGAAGCCGGGTGGTAAACTCGAACACGGTCATGGCGCGCAAAGCGCGTGGCATGGTCCGCACGAATCGCCCGCGACAATGACCGCGCCGCTCGCGATTCTCGCGGCGCTTGCGGTGCTTGGCGGTTTTGTCGGCATGCCGAAAGTGATGGGCACGAATTTACTCGAAGGATATTTCGAGCCGGTGTTCGCGCCGCACGATTTGCATCTGTCCGTGTCAACCGAGTGGATGTTGATGGGCGCGTCGGTCGCAGTCGGCTTGATCGGCATCGCGACGGCGTACTGGTTCTACATCGTCAAGCCGGAAATTCCGGTCAATCTCGCGAAACAATTCGGCGGCGTTTACAATTTGCTGTGGAACAAGTACTGGGTGGATGAAATCTACAGCGCGATTTTTGTCGAGCCGGGTCGCCGGCTCGCGATGTTGTTGTGGCAATTTGTGGACGTACAAATCATTGACGGCTTTGCGAATGGGCTGGGTCGCGCGACTGCATCGTTGAGCCAGGTTCTGCGTGGCTGGCAAACCGGTTACGCGCGCGCATACGCGTTGCTGATGTTGATTGGTACGGTGATTGTGATCGGGTGGTTGATGTTGCGATAA
- a CDS encoding NADH-quinone oxidoreductase subunit M, with the protein MTFNYLSLLILLPLVGALVLLFVPRGNERAVRWIALVTTLVTFAVSVALFASFRSISDMQFVERAAWIPQLGISWYVGVDGLSILLVVLTTFLMVIAVGGSWNGITERVKEYHVLFLILEAAIIGVFVALDLFLFYVFWEITLIPMALLIGIWGHGRRVYAAIKFVLFTMFGSTLMLVAILVLAFAHRDATGTLTFALDAIQKTPVPLGLQPILFLAFALAFAIKVPMWPFHTWLPDAHVEAPTAGSVILAGVLLKMGTYGFIRFNMPLFPEAAKSFAPYIIVLALIGIIYGAVVSIVQKDIKSLVAFSSVSHLGFVMLGLFALNAQGISGGILQMVNHGLSTGALFLLVGMLYERRHTRLIADFGGVAKVMPIYAAFFLVVMFSSVGLPGLNGFVGEFLILVGAFQANVWYATFAATGVVLSAIYLLWMYQRAMNGPITHDENKSLQDLSPREIALLAALVVFIVWIGMYPKTFLDPMQASVSNLLGMLK; encoded by the coding sequence ATGACATTCAACTATCTCTCCCTTCTCATCCTTCTTCCGCTCGTCGGCGCGTTGGTTTTGCTCTTCGTCCCGCGCGGCAATGAGCGCGCGGTTCGCTGGATCGCGCTCGTCACCACGCTCGTCACGTTCGCAGTAAGCGTCGCGTTATTCGCGTCCTTTCGCAGTATTTCGGACATGCAATTCGTCGAGCGCGCGGCGTGGATTCCGCAACTCGGAATTTCGTGGTACGTCGGCGTGGACGGGTTGAGCATCTTGCTCGTCGTGCTGACGACGTTCTTGATGGTCATCGCGGTCGGCGGCTCGTGGAACGGCATCACCGAACGCGTCAAAGAGTACCACGTTCTGTTCCTGATTCTCGAAGCCGCGATCATCGGCGTGTTCGTTGCGCTCGACCTGTTCCTGTTCTACGTGTTCTGGGAGATCACGCTCATCCCGATGGCGTTGCTCATTGGCATTTGGGGACACGGACGCCGCGTCTACGCCGCAATCAAATTTGTCTTGTTCACGATGTTCGGCTCGACGCTGATGCTCGTCGCGATCTTGGTGCTCGCGTTCGCACATCGCGATGCGACCGGCACGCTCACGTTCGCGCTCGACGCGATTCAGAAAACGCCGGTGCCGCTCGGCTTGCAACCCATTCTGTTTCTCGCGTTCGCGCTCGCATTCGCGATCAAGGTGCCGATGTGGCCCTTCCACACCTGGCTGCCCGACGCGCACGTCGAAGCGCCAACCGCGGGTAGCGTGATTCTTGCTGGCGTTTTGTTGAAGATGGGGACGTACGGATTTATCCGTTTCAACATGCCACTTTTCCCCGAAGCCGCGAAAAGTTTTGCGCCGTACATCATCGTGCTCGCGCTCATCGGCATTATTTACGGCGCGGTTGTGTCCATCGTGCAAAAAGACATCAAGTCCTTGGTCGCGTTTTCGAGCGTGTCGCACCTGGGTTTCGTGATGCTGGGTCTGTTCGCGCTGAACGCGCAAGGCATTAGCGGCGGTATTTTACAAATGGTCAATCACGGTCTTTCGACCGGCGCGCTGTTCTTGCTTGTCGGCATGTTGTACGAACGGCGGCACACGCGGCTCATCGCGGACTTTGGCGGTGTGGCGAAGGTGATGCCGATCTACGCCGCGTTCTTCCTCGTCGTCATGTTCTCGTCAGTCGGCTTGCCCGGCTTGAACGGATTCGTCGGCGAGTTTCTGATTCTCGTCGGCGCGTTCCAGGCGAACGTGTGGTACGCGACGTTCGCCGCGACCGGCGTCGTGCTCTCCGCGATCTATTTGCTGTGGATGTACCAACGCGCGATGAATGGTCCGATCACACACGACGAAAATAAATCGCTGCAAGATTTGTCGCCGCGCGAAATCGCGTTGCTTGCCGCGCTCGTCGTCTTTATCGTTTGGATCGGCATGTATCCCAAGACGTTCTTGGATCCGATGCAGGCAAGTGTCTCAAATTTGCTAGGAATGCTGAAATGA